One genomic window of Quercus lobata isolate SW786 chromosome 9, ValleyOak3.0 Primary Assembly, whole genome shotgun sequence includes the following:
- the LOC115961289 gene encoding uncharacterized protein LOC115961289, whose translation MRLLERIPTVPGTIGYSSSNGYRCKQMEPPPDPVFKLNFDAAIFSDLNGSGVGVIIRNCKGEVMAAMTTKGPLVGGSEEAEILACRRALEFAIDAGFTNLIVEGDNAAVMSSLSSSGADLSWLGHIIQDIQWLANGISWVCFSHVKRGANLVAHVLARHAKDVTEDIVWLEDTPPPAIEALYYDSLHLNE comes from the coding sequence ATGCGACTACTTGAACGAATTCCAACGGTCCCAGGAACAATTGGATATTCCAGCTCAAACGGATATAGGTGTAAGCAGATGGAACCGCCACCGGACCCTGTTTTCAAGCTGAATTTTGACGCGGCCATATTCTCGGACCTGAACGGGTCTGGGGTTGGTGTAATAATCCGGAATTGCAAGGGGGAGGTAATGGCAGCAATGACTACAAAAGGTCCACTGGTTGGAGGTAGTGAAGAGGCAGAAATCTTAGCTTGTCGAAGAGCGTTGGAGTTCGCCATTGACGCTGGCTTTACAAACTTGATTGTTGAAGGGGATAATGCTGCTGTAATGTCTTCACTTTCATCATCTGGAGCTGATCTGTCATGGCTTGGGCATATTATACAGGATATTCAATGGTTGGCCAACGGGATTAGTTGGGTTTGTTTTAGTCATGTTAAGCGAGGTGCAAATTTGGTGGCACATGTATTAGCCAGACATGCGAAAGATGTAACTGAAGATATAGTCTGGTTGGAGGATACTCCCCCACCAGCTATTGAGGCATTGTACTATGATTCCTTACATTTGAATGAGTAA
- the LOC115960269 gene encoding uncharacterized protein LOC115960269 — translation MANSSTTKAMKASISIADSASWYCAITLLGLILLASIRETVTDESSTVRGNQFLNNRPCDEIYVVGEGETLHTISDKCGDPFIVERNPHIHDPDDVFPGLVIKIVTPSQIGSS, via the coding sequence ATGGCAAACTCTTCAACAACCAAAGCCATGAAGGCATCAATATCCATAGCCGATTCAGCATCATGGTATTGTGCCATAACCTTGTTAGGTTTGATCTTGTTGGCCTCTATAAGGGAGACTGTCACTGATGAAAGTAGTACTGTGAGAGGGAACCAGTTCTTGAACAACCGGCCATGTGATGAAATCTATGTGGTGGGAGAGGGTGAGACCCTCCACACCATCAGCGACAAGTGCGGCGATCCGTTTATCGTGGAGCGTAACCCGCATATCCATGACCCGGATGATGTGTTCCCTGGACTGGTCATCAAGATCGTCACTCCCTCCCAGATAGGCAGCTCATGA